In Gigantopelta aegis isolate Gae_Host chromosome 14, Gae_host_genome, whole genome shotgun sequence, the following proteins share a genomic window:
- the LOC121388876 gene encoding tumor protein p53-inducible nuclear protein 2-like, with translation MLSGVTSYLFGTRPKELEPTDGDEAGTKEVDVPTRDGELGWVIVDTPEVKKAESAKRKNSCNVDTNPLENLLIEHPSMSVYTSLECDEKANAISQDSGDMEVEASSAAVVTAACRDKKRVTHQPPRRARAVAARAGLIAQIENIKEAQREQTRWVTKKLSRKLTNKENKVREHSALGKQQSKRARIQKPSGCMSGRMGQRKL, from the exons ATGTTGAGTGGCGTCACCAGTTATTTATTTGGCACCAGGCCAAAAGAACTGGAGCCAACAGATGGTGATGAAGCTGGAACTAAAGAAGTTGATGTGCCAACTCGAGACGGGGAACTAGGGTGGGTGATAGTCGACACCCCAGAGGTTAAAAAAGCAGAAAGTG CAAAGAGGAAAAATAGCTGTAATGTTGATACGAACCCGTTGGAGAACCTGCTCATAGAACACCCCagcatgtctgtgtacacatcgcTGGAGTGCGACGAGAAGGCCAACGCCATTTCGCAGGATTCCGGTGATATGGAAGTCGAAGCAAGCAGCGCTGCCGTTGTCACTGCCGCCTGCCGCGACAAGAAGCGGGTCACCCACCAGCCTCCGAGACGGGCACGCGCAGTTGCAGCGCGCGCTGGCCTCATTGCTCAGATCGAGAACATCAAGGAGGCCCAGCGTGAACAGACCCGCTGGGTGACGAAGAAACTCAGCCGCAAGCTTACCAACAAGGAGAACAAGGTCAGGGAACATAGTGCCTTAGGGAAGCAGCAGAGCAAACGCGCACGCATTCAGAAACCCTCGGGATGCATGAGCGGCCGAATGGGGCAGAGGAAGCTTTAA